TGAACGGGGACTTAAAAAGAGGGAACGCCGAACAACCGGTTGACAAGGGAGCCGATGGCGTAACTGACGGCAACGGCTGTGGTGATGAGGATGAGGTTGGTGGATACCCGTTTTTTCATGTTCATTCCGGAAATAAACGCGAGAACCAGGGAGACGAGGATAAGCATGGCCCCGCCGGCCGTCCAGGAAATCAAGACACTTTTTGAACCGAAAAAAACGGGGAGTATGGGAACCGAACAACCCACCAGATAGGAGATTCCCACAACGGTGGCGGAACGGAACGGGCTCTCGCCCGCGCTCATGCCCGATTTACGGCCCGACAAGAATTCGTCCTTTTCCCTTTCCGTCTGTTCGATTTCCTTTTCGGAACCGGTGGCCAGATAAGCGCCGATGGCCATGGAAATGGCCCCCGCCGCCGCCGTCGTGAAACCGGCAATGAGGACATACGAGACATTCTGAAAGGCCGCAAAAAAACCGCTCACCGCCCCCAAAAGCTCCACCAGCCCGTCGTTAAACCCCAAAAATATGTTCCTGATTTTTTCCGGATTGATTTTTCTTTCGGAAGTGCCCGAAACGATGGTGTCCTCATGGCCGAATTCGTCTTCGAGGACTTTTTTCACGGCGCCTGCAAGAGGCGTATCTTGATAGATCTTCCAGATCGCCAGATATTTGCGGATGCCGTAAATTTCAATCGCCTCAAGAATCAGATACATCGACTTTTCCCCGAAAAGGCGGGATACAAGAGCGATTAGTCCGAGTTTGAGCCGCCGCCCCAGGTTCAGCCTTTCGATTTTTATCTGAAAAAAATCCTCCCAGAAGCGGTAGTGTCTTGTTTCCACGGGGATGAGCTCTTCCAGGATTTTCCGAAAAGGGTCCGATGCCGTTTTGTGAAAAACCTTGTAGAGGGAAAGGTCAAAAAGCTCGTCCAAAATA
This region of Deltaproteobacteria bacterium genomic DNA includes:
- a CDS encoding VIT1/CCC1 transporter family protein — protein: MKASPIKNTLLARQLILDELFDLSLYKVFHKTASDPFRKILEELIPVETRHYRFWEDFFQIKIERLNLGRRLKLGLIALVSRLFGEKSMYLILEAIEIYGIRKYLAIWKIYQDTPLAGAVKKVLEDEFGHEDTIVSGTSERKINPEKIRNIFLGFNDGLVELLGAVSGFFAAFQNVSYVLIAGFTTAAAGAISMAIGAYLATGSEKEIEQTEREKDEFLSGRKSGMSAGESPFRSATVVGISYLVGCSVPILPVFFGSKSVLISWTAGGAMLILVSLVLAFISGMNMKKRVSTNLILITTAVAVSYAIGSLVNRLFGVPSF